One Mailhella massiliensis DNA segment encodes these proteins:
- a CDS encoding sigma-54-dependent Fis family transcriptional regulator, with protein MSGENPTCNNLLALREAFKKYEPIDRSQVRPFILASWERCRACSDRRRIEKPVSPEFLADALKRNHELLESSVPIMEKLFSSISAAHSVIGLADSSGLILHIVGHEEDINALSVFQKGLFATEEHSGTNGIGTGLVEQRAIEIIGAEHYYGNATEWSCCSSPIYNENTLVGILNISINVENHHLHTIGMVEAAAYAVSEQLRLRLLLKEQNAMLEFLDEGVLILDGEGRIRAMNNRARAMLGTGTSTGSGYPVGAHLGEIILSGEGLDGMLAARRRINDRETTLKLAHGAFQYAVSCAPIEDGGSIITLRSIKRMREYATRMMSSGAAYSFENIVGDSTAIREVIRLARRASQSDITTLVLGESGTGKELFAQSIHNASARSGGPFVVVNCGAIPRTLLESELFGYEDGAFTGARKQGKPGKFELADGGTVFLDEIGELPLDAQASLLRLLQENEVVRVGGTTAKHIDIRVLAATNRDLEEAVRQKTFRNDLYYRLNVLTITIPPLRDRKTDIRLLSAFFLDKFSRALGRPGAGFTEEALEALSLYSWPGNVRELENVIERTINISASPLIQVSDLPAHILQSRSLEAPVSYSQPASRNNLLKAQEMETIMEMLRQTRGNMRLAAQELGIARCVLYRKVKQMGMTPDMWRNK; from the coding sequence ATGTCCGGCGAAAACCCTACCTGCAACAACCTGCTGGCACTTCGGGAAGCCTTTAAAAAATACGAACCCATCGACCGCTCCCAGGTGAGACCCTTCATTCTCGCTTCCTGGGAACGCTGCCGCGCCTGTTCCGACAGGCGCAGAATAGAAAAACCCGTTTCTCCCGAGTTTCTGGCCGATGCCCTGAAGCGGAACCACGAACTTCTGGAAAGCTCGGTTCCCATCATGGAAAAACTCTTCTCCTCCATCAGCGCAGCCCACAGCGTCATCGGGCTGGCCGACAGCTCGGGACTCATCCTGCACATCGTCGGCCATGAAGAGGACATCAACGCCCTCTCCGTATTCCAGAAAGGGCTTTTTGCCACGGAAGAACACTCCGGCACCAACGGCATAGGCACGGGGCTCGTGGAACAGCGAGCCATTGAAATCATAGGCGCGGAGCACTACTACGGCAACGCCACGGAATGGAGCTGCTGCAGCTCTCCCATCTACAACGAAAACACGCTGGTGGGGATACTCAACATTTCCATCAACGTGGAAAACCATCATCTGCACACCATAGGCATGGTGGAGGCCGCGGCCTATGCCGTTTCGGAACAGCTCAGACTCCGTCTCCTTCTGAAGGAGCAGAACGCCATGCTGGAGTTTCTGGATGAAGGCGTGCTCATTCTGGACGGAGAAGGACGCATCCGGGCCATGAACAACAGGGCCAGGGCCATGCTCGGAACAGGAACGTCCACCGGCAGCGGTTACCCCGTGGGCGCGCACCTTGGCGAAATCATCCTCTCCGGCGAAGGACTCGACGGTATGCTCGCCGCACGAAGACGCATCAACGACAGGGAAACCACACTCAAGCTGGCGCACGGAGCTTTTCAGTACGCCGTTTCCTGCGCTCCCATCGAAGACGGAGGCTCCATCATCACCCTGCGCAGCATCAAACGTATGCGCGAATACGCCACGCGCATGATGAGTTCCGGCGCGGCCTATTCCTTTGAAAACATCGTGGGCGATTCCACCGCCATACGCGAAGTGATACGCCTTGCGCGACGGGCCTCTCAAAGCGACATCACCACACTCGTACTGGGGGAATCGGGTACGGGCAAGGAACTCTTCGCCCAGTCCATTCACAACGCCAGCGCCCGAAGCGGAGGTCCCTTCGTGGTGGTGAACTGCGGTGCCATTCCCAGAACGCTGCTGGAAAGCGAGCTTTTCGGCTATGAGGACGGCGCCTTCACCGGAGCCAGAAAGCAGGGCAAACCCGGCAAGTTCGAACTGGCCGACGGCGGCACCGTGTTTCTCGACGAGATAGGCGAACTTCCTCTGGATGCTCAGGCAAGCCTGCTGCGCCTTCTGCAGGAAAACGAGGTCGTCCGCGTAGGCGGCACCACGGCAAAACACATCGACATCCGCGTGCTGGCCGCCACCAACCGCGATCTTGAGGAGGCCGTGCGTCAGAAAACCTTCCGCAACGATCTGTACTACCGCCTCAACGTGCTCACCATCACCATTCCGCCGCTGCGCGACCGCAAAACGGATATACGCCTGCTTTCCGCCTTCTTCCTCGACAAGTTCTCCCGCGCTCTGGGCAGGCCCGGCGCAGGCTTCACCGAAGAAGCGCTGGAAGCCCTGTCCCTCTACTCATGGCCGGGCAACGTCCGCGAACTGGAAAACGTGATAGAACGTACCATCAACATTTCCGCCTCGCCGCTCATTCAGGTTTCCGACCTTCCGGCCCATATTCTCCAGAGCCGTTCTCTGGAAGCTCCGGTATCCTATTCCCAGCCCGCATCCCGGAACAATCTGCTGAAGGCGCAGGAAATGGAAACCATCATGGAAATGCTCCGGCAGACGCGGGGCAACATGCGTCTTGCCGCCCAGGAACTGGGCATAGCCCGCTGCGTTCTGTACCGCAAAGTCAAGCAGATGGGCATGACGCCCGACATGTGGCGGAACAAATAG
- a CDS encoding aldehyde ferredoxin oxidoreductase N-terminal domain-containing protein, translating to MYRYARINMSTGNVRVFDLPRERWMLGGRGLISQVLYTEMNPGADPLSPGNVLVLASGMFAGCPLSCFDEVFLGAKSASTGQMQILRFMSRASRIMASMNMRLAIIEGRPSTEKQYVLVMDRGRVELQPVSELLPGSYEELGSYALNEGLHRHFGGNACIMSWGHAAAVGSPEASLLVSGSSDNILKNIPGLGLSAVMAAKGLRAIVLRGGAPLLPQKTAGGRADSICRDTACLLRCARVHNDLEHTPYGQVSLCRACMESTPPPCLERVCTDLGLFPDGLSPEFGELSLADEDALRRRLMERCRERTDAADAVFPGEDAAFEQAGAAFDSMGLCRNALPPEEQERTLTLMADLARAVYGGEWSRDSLLRMGAETISRERAFNDWAGLQPAENE from the coding sequence ATGTATCGTTACGCCCGCATCAACATGTCCACCGGCAACGTCCGGGTTTTCGACCTCCCCAGGGAACGATGGATGCTCGGCGGCCGTGGGCTGATAAGCCAGGTTCTCTATACGGAGATGAACCCGGGCGCCGATCCGCTCAGCCCCGGCAACGTGCTGGTGCTCGCCTCGGGCATGTTCGCAGGCTGCCCCCTTTCCTGCTTCGATGAAGTTTTCCTCGGCGCGAAAAGCGCTTCCACCGGGCAGATGCAGATACTCCGCTTCATGAGCCGCGCCTCGCGGATCATGGCTTCCATGAACATGCGCCTCGCCATCATCGAGGGCCGCCCCTCCACGGAAAAACAGTACGTTCTCGTCATGGACAGGGGACGCGTCGAACTGCAGCCCGTAAGCGAACTGCTTCCCGGATCTTATGAAGAGCTCGGCAGCTATGCCCTCAACGAGGGCCTGCACCGGCATTTCGGCGGCAACGCCTGCATCATGTCGTGGGGACATGCCGCCGCCGTGGGGAGCCCCGAAGCTTCCCTGCTCGTTTCCGGTTCTTCCGACAATATATTGAAGAATATCCCCGGCCTGGGCCTGAGCGCCGTCATGGCCGCCAAAGGATTGCGGGCCATCGTTCTGCGCGGCGGAGCGCCTCTTCTTCCGCAGAAAACGGCAGGCGGCCGGGCGGACAGCATCTGCCGCGACACGGCATGCCTGCTCCGCTGTGCAAGAGTCCACAACGATCTGGAACATACTCCCTACGGTCAGGTCAGCCTCTGCCGGGCCTGCATGGAAAGCACCCCGCCGCCCTGTCTGGAAAGAGTATGCACCGATCTCGGCCTTTTCCCGGACGGTCTTTCCCCGGAATTCGGCGAACTCTCCCTTGCCGATGAAGATGCGCTGCGCCGCCGCCTCATGGAACGCTGTCGTGAGAGAACGGATGCTGCAGATGCTGTCTTCCCCGGAGAGGACGCCGCCTTCGAGCAGGCCGGAGCCGCCTTCGACAGCATGGGTCTGTGCCGAAACGCCCTGCCTCCTGAAGAACAGGAACGGACGCTGACGCTCATGGCGGATCTCGCCCGCGCCGTCTACGGGGGCGAGTGGAGCAGAGACTCGCTTCTGCGCATGGGCGCGGAAACCATCAGCAGGGAAAGGGCGTTCAACGACTGGGCCGGCCTTCAGCCTGCGGAAAACGAATAA
- a CDS encoding amidohydrolase family protein, producing the protein MSIIDMRFRPATRETLQGILTNPLYQAFSAATNFAARPARTLDEEVAMLRDLDVVHAVVTGRDIASSVNTASTNPGMLESIQKYPDFFTGFYGIDPLLRMDALRAFRRAVKEYGVKGASIDPAMSGVAVNSALYYPFYAACCEENIPVAITTGCSCGMPHVVLEHHAPWLIDRVASDFPELTIIVSHGAYPWIMEMVGVATRHQNVYLDFSACTMLFNVEQYVHAANRQLMNKVLFASAHPFDHIADTLKLYDSLPFTQEARECVMYKNAAKILGL; encoded by the coding sequence ATGAGCATCATCGACATGCGTTTCCGCCCGGCTACGCGCGAAACGCTTCAGGGCATTCTCACCAATCCTCTCTATCAGGCCTTCAGTGCGGCCACGAACTTTGCCGCCCGCCCTGCCAGAACACTGGATGAGGAAGTGGCCATGCTGCGCGATCTCGACGTGGTGCACGCCGTGGTCACCGGGCGCGACATCGCCTCCAGCGTGAATACCGCCTCCACCAATCCCGGTATGCTGGAAAGCATCCAGAAGTATCCCGACTTCTTCACCGGCTTCTACGGCATCGATCCGCTGCTGCGCATGGATGCGCTGCGCGCCTTCCGTCGTGCGGTGAAGGAATACGGCGTGAAGGGCGCCTCCATCGATCCGGCCATGTCCGGCGTGGCCGTCAACAGCGCCCTCTACTACCCCTTCTACGCCGCCTGCTGCGAAGAAAACATTCCCGTGGCCATCACCACGGGCTGCTCCTGCGGTATGCCCCACGTGGTGCTGGAGCATCACGCCCCCTGGCTCATCGACCGCGTGGCCTCCGATTTTCCCGAACTGACCATCATCGTCAGTCACGGAGCCTATCCCTGGATCATGGAAATGGTGGGCGTGGCCACGCGCCATCAGAACGTCTATCTCGACTTCTCCGCCTGCACCATGCTCTTCAACGTGGAGCAGTACGTCCATGCGGCGAACCGCCAGCTCATGAACAAGGTGCTGTTTGCAAGCGCCCACCCCTTCGACCACATCGCCGATACGCTGAAGCTCTACGACTCCCTGCCCTTCACGCAGGAGGCGAGAGAATGCGTCATGTACAAAAACGCGGCGAAGATTCTCGGACTCTGA
- a CDS encoding TRAP transporter substrate-binding protein, with product MNKFLKGCLVFGLIAAFGAAMPQQSEAKEKKILIRISHTGSEGNEFTMGYEKFKELLEKKTNGRVVVRIYPNAVLGSDRVAGEAVQQGNLEVASIATNILSSFHKSALAFDMPYMCDPEKMIPYMQALAYGDLNKYLVEQLATVDLYPFMFNATAMRSWAFTSKDVKSVEDLKGVKIRSTPSPIDIANCKAVGMNPTALAFDAVYQALQQGTVEGELLSFLSMKSFGRAEILKYMYVTQHNFPIHIGCMSKKFYDSLPADIQQAVMESAKEAQEWEWTLLDQLEKEGLEYCNQNGVKVNFLDDAQKAALKEKFKVVWDEFGPQLDPKMVQLLQDAQK from the coding sequence ATGAACAAGTTCCTGAAAGGTTGCCTGGTCTTCGGCCTCATCGCCGCTTTCGGCGCCGCCATGCCCCAGCAGAGCGAAGCCAAGGAGAAAAAGATCCTTATCCGCATCTCCCACACCGGTTCGGAAGGCAACGAATTCACCATGGGCTATGAGAAGTTCAAGGAACTTCTGGAAAAGAAGACCAACGGCCGCGTGGTGGTGAGAATCTACCCCAACGCCGTGCTCGGTTCCGACCGTGTTGCCGGCGAAGCCGTGCAGCAGGGCAACCTGGAAGTGGCCTCCATCGCCACCAACATTCTCTCCAGCTTCCACAAGAGCGCCCTGGCCTTCGACATGCCCTACATGTGCGATCCTGAAAAGATGATTCCCTACATGCAGGCCCTCGCCTACGGCGATCTGAACAAGTATCTGGTGGAACAGCTCGCCACCGTGGATCTGTATCCCTTCATGTTCAACGCCACGGCCATGCGCTCCTGGGCCTTCACCTCGAAAGACGTGAAGAGCGTGGAAGACCTCAAGGGGGTGAAAATCCGCTCCACTCCCTCCCCCATCGACATCGCCAACTGCAAGGCCGTGGGCATGAACCCCACCGCTCTGGCCTTCGACGCCGTGTATCAGGCCCTTCAGCAGGGCACCGTGGAAGGCGAACTGCTTTCCTTCCTCTCCATGAAGAGCTTCGGCCGCGCCGAAATCCTCAAGTACATGTATGTGACCCAGCACAACTTCCCCATCCACATCGGCTGCATGAGCAAGAAGTTCTACGACTCCCTGCCCGCCGACATCCAGCAGGCCGTCATGGAATCCGCCAAGGAAGCCCAGGAATGGGAATGGACGCTGCTCGACCAGCTGGAAAAGGAAGGCCTCGAATACTGCAACCAGAACGGCGTGAAGGTGAACTTCCTCGACGACGCCCAGAAGGCCGCCCTCAAGGAAAAGTTCAAGGTCGTGTGGGATGAGTTCGGCCCGCAGCTCGATCCCAAGATGGTGCAGCTGCTCCAGGACGCCCAGAAGTAA
- a CDS encoding TRAP transporter large permease subunit, whose protein sequence is MVDNKLAPNQGGILHWLDENFEKPFLVIALLMSIALITYQVLFRHIATNILGIAGSTAEVEELAVWCFIWLSYLSVPLLIKARANINISLFFDAMPKRIQNMLWVLDEGLFLVFTCVLAYLCYNLSMLQLDKPQFSPAMGVSYFYPYVVLPISFALMSIRLIQNLIRQIRKTGLLDSAIAIAAGLLLATPIIFQWELEIVTVLGCTMFVCLMLGVPIAVTLGFSAMAALYNSEFLHISTQASTCFSALDSFTIMSIFFFVAAGVFMGMGGLSKQLINLADILVGKAVGGMALATVLTCMFFAAICGSGPATVAAIGAITIPAMVERGYDKRFAAALVACAGSIGVMIPPSNPMVVYGVIAKASIGKLFLSGIIPGILVGAVLMGWSYYLSKKNNWRGNPEKLTKKQILQAIWEAKWALMVPVIILGGIYGGIMTPTEAAAISASYGLLVGIFVYKGINRHNFFSVCIECCTTSAVIIFLIAMASSFGYLLALEQVPESIAKAILSVTNDKYLVLLLINLFLLVVGALMEPAAATIILTPILAPIATKLGVDLIHFGLIMTVNLAIGFVTPPVGSNLFVASATSGLKVEAIAKAAIPMIILMIAVLFVLTYVPSISLFLPNRMM, encoded by the coding sequence ATGGTCGACAACAAGCTTGCACCAAACCAGGGCGGCATCCTGCACTGGCTTGACGAAAACTTTGAAAAACCTTTTCTGGTCATCGCCCTTCTGATGTCCATAGCCCTCATCACCTATCAGGTACTGTTCCGCCACATCGCCACGAACATACTGGGCATTGCCGGTTCCACGGCGGAAGTGGAAGAACTTGCCGTGTGGTGCTTCATCTGGCTTTCCTACCTTTCCGTGCCGCTGCTCATCAAGGCTCGCGCCAATATCAACATCTCGCTGTTCTTCGATGCCATGCCCAAGCGCATCCAGAACATGCTCTGGGTGCTGGATGAAGGACTGTTCCTCGTCTTCACCTGCGTTCTGGCCTACCTCTGCTACAACCTTTCCATGCTTCAGCTGGATAAGCCGCAGTTCTCCCCGGCCATGGGCGTTTCCTATTTCTACCCCTATGTTGTTCTGCCCATCAGCTTCGCGCTCATGAGCATACGCCTTATCCAGAATCTCATCCGGCAGATCCGTAAAACGGGCCTTCTCGATTCCGCCATCGCCATTGCCGCCGGTCTGCTGCTCGCCACGCCCATCATTTTCCAGTGGGAACTGGAAATCGTCACCGTGCTCGGCTGCACCATGTTCGTCTGCCTCATGCTCGGCGTGCCCATCGCCGTCACCCTCGGCTTCTCCGCCATGGCCGCCCTGTACAATTCGGAATTTCTGCACATTTCCACGCAGGCATCCACATGCTTCTCCGCGCTTGATTCCTTCACCATCATGTCCATCTTCTTCTTTGTGGCCGCCGGCGTGTTCATGGGCATGGGCGGCCTTTCCAAGCAGCTCATCAACCTGGCCGACATTCTTGTAGGCAAGGCCGTGGGCGGCATGGCCCTTGCCACCGTACTCACATGTATGTTCTTCGCCGCCATCTGCGGTTCCGGCCCGGCCACCGTGGCCGCCATCGGAGCCATCACCATTCCGGCCATGGTGGAACGCGGCTACGACAAGCGCTTCGCCGCCGCTCTCGTGGCCTGCGCAGGCTCCATCGGCGTCATGATTCCGCCGAGCAACCCCATGGTGGTGTACGGCGTCATCGCCAAGGCCTCCATCGGCAAGCTCTTTTTAAGCGGCATCATTCCCGGCATTCTCGTGGGCGCCGTGCTCATGGGCTGGAGCTACTACCTCAGCAAAAAAAATAACTGGAGAGGCAATCCCGAAAAGCTCACGAAAAAGCAGATCCTCCAAGCCATATGGGAAGCCAAATGGGCGCTCATGGTGCCCGTCATCATCCTCGGCGGCATCTACGGCGGAATCATGACTCCCACCGAAGCCGCGGCCATCAGCGCAAGTTACGGCCTTCTCGTCGGCATCTTCGTGTACAAGGGCATCAACCGTCACAACTTCTTCAGCGTCTGCATCGAATGCTGCACCACCAGCGCCGTCATCATCTTCCTCATCGCCATGGCCAGCAGCTTCGGCTACCTGCTCGCCCTTGAACAGGTGCCGGAAAGCATCGCCAAGGCCATTCTCTCCGTCACCAACGACAAGTATCTTGTACTGCTGCTCATCAACCTCTTCCTGCTGGTCGTGGGCGCGCTCATGGAACCTGCCGCAGCCACCATCATCCTCACCCCCATCCTCGCCCCCATCGCGACGAAGCTCGGCGTGGATCTTATCCACTTCGGCCTTATCATGACCGTGAACCTCGCCATCGGCTTTGTCACGCCCCCTGTGGGCTCCAACCTCTTCGTGGCCAGCGCTACCAGCGGGCTGAAGGTGGAGGCCATCGCCAAGGCGGCCATTCCCATGATCATTCTCATGATTGCGGTGCTCTTCGTTCTTACCTATGTTCCTTCCATCTCCCTGTTCCTCCCGAACCGCATGATGTAA
- the hpsG gene encoding (2S)-3-sulfopropanediol dehydratase: MSCCCALSTQEKILQDKAAGKDNPNRAKHQRLFDILETFDGMAPIIDADRALLFTQSMKETEGQPLNLRWAKALMNIARNIPVHIDDRQLLAGRCGTTGRYGILYPELDGDFMADALDALAEAKTAAPISVSPEVAAIVRNEITPYWKGKTFHEDLNRSLPPEVHRLAYNDELGIKTRFVVSENASYRSSQQWVLDYAKVIDRGFASIKAEAEEKLAALDPLSPMDTLKKRPFLEAVIITCDAIVLWAHRHAELARSMAETEKDPVRRQELLDIAERCSHVPEFPARNFREAVQAQWFAQMFSRLEQRTGTIISNGRMDQYFYRLYKQDVEAGTITDDEVLEMLDCMWVGMAQFTDISLSPGGLATQEGYAHWEAVTIGGQTRDGKDATNELSYLILKSRQSSPMPYPDLATRIHSRSPQRFLWEIAETIKVGQGYPKLFNDEEIIPLHLAKGAPLGDIFDYTASGCAEIRMPNRDTMTSSCGQVNLGAALEMVLRNGRMKKYGDEVIGLETGDPRSFSGWEEFWQAYLRQQEHLLAASYVEQCVIHHTRARHFAGPLASCLHDLCMASCMDLHTDEKIPGGIDLGFVDIIGFATLVDSLSAVKKCVYEDKTVTMDELIRALDDDFEGHEALRLRLTRAPRFGNNDMYADSIGLAVDRATQEYCHKYAPETGLHIDIRTVSVTANVPHGKEVGALPCGRKAWMPFSDGSSPAQGADLNGPTQSIISNYNTKNWDYNERAARLLNIKFSPKCLEGDSGTEKLVSFIRVFCDLKLWHLQFNVINRETLLAAQEDPKRYRNLIIRIAGYSAYFTELSRDLQNDLISRTEQTSI; encoded by the coding sequence ATGAGCTGTTGCTGCGCTCTTTCCACTCAGGAAAAAATTCTTCAGGACAAGGCCGCGGGCAAGGACAATCCCAACCGCGCAAAGCATCAGAGACTTTTCGACATTCTGGAAACCTTCGACGGCATGGCTCCCATCATCGACGCGGACCGCGCCCTGCTCTTCACCCAGTCCATGAAGGAAACCGAAGGTCAGCCCCTGAATCTGCGCTGGGCCAAGGCCCTCATGAACATCGCCAGAAACATTCCCGTACATATCGACGACCGCCAGCTTCTGGCCGGACGCTGCGGCACCACGGGCCGCTACGGCATTCTGTACCCGGAACTGGACGGCGATTTCATGGCCGACGCCCTCGATGCCCTGGCCGAAGCGAAAACCGCCGCTCCCATCAGCGTTTCCCCCGAAGTGGCGGCCATAGTCCGCAACGAGATCACCCCTTACTGGAAGGGAAAAACCTTCCATGAAGATCTCAACCGTTCCCTGCCGCCGGAAGTGCACCGCCTCGCCTACAACGACGAGCTCGGCATCAAGACCCGTTTCGTGGTCAGCGAAAACGCCTCCTACCGCTCCAGCCAGCAGTGGGTGCTCGACTACGCCAAGGTCATCGACCGGGGATTTGCGAGCATCAAGGCCGAGGCCGAGGAAAAGCTCGCCGCCCTCGATCCCCTCAGCCCCATGGACACGCTGAAGAAGCGCCCCTTCCTGGAAGCCGTGATCATCACCTGCGACGCCATCGTCCTGTGGGCGCACCGACATGCGGAGCTGGCCCGCTCCATGGCCGAAACCGAAAAGGACCCCGTCCGCAGGCAGGAACTTCTGGACATTGCCGAACGCTGCTCCCATGTGCCGGAATTTCCGGCCCGCAACTTCCGTGAAGCCGTGCAGGCCCAGTGGTTCGCCCAGATGTTCTCCCGCCTGGAACAGCGTACCGGCACCATCATTTCCAACGGCCGCATGGACCAGTACTTCTACCGTCTCTACAAGCAGGACGTGGAGGCCGGAACCATTACCGACGACGAAGTGCTGGAAATGCTCGACTGCATGTGGGTGGGCATGGCCCAGTTCACCGACATTTCCCTTTCTCCCGGCGGCCTCGCCACGCAGGAAGGCTACGCCCACTGGGAAGCCGTGACCATCGGTGGACAGACCCGCGACGGCAAGGACGCCACCAACGAGCTTTCCTACCTCATTCTCAAGTCGCGGCAGTCTTCCCCCATGCCCTACCCCGACCTTGCCACGCGCATCCACTCCCGTTCTCCCCAGCGCTTTCTGTGGGAGATCGCGGAAACCATCAAGGTTGGCCAGGGCTATCCCAAGCTCTTCAACGATGAGGAAATCATTCCTCTCCATCTGGCCAAGGGCGCGCCTCTGGGCGACATCTTCGACTACACGGCTTCCGGCTGCGCCGAAATACGTATGCCCAACCGCGACACCATGACGAGTTCCTGCGGACAGGTGAACCTCGGGGCTGCGCTGGAAATGGTGCTCCGCAACGGCCGCATGAAGAAATACGGCGACGAGGTCATCGGTCTGGAAACCGGCGATCCGCGTTCCTTCTCCGGCTGGGAGGAATTCTGGCAGGCCTACCTCAGGCAGCAGGAACACCTTCTCGCCGCCTCCTATGTGGAACAGTGCGTCATCCATCATACCCGCGCCCGCCACTTCGCCGGACCTCTGGCCTCCTGCCTGCATGACCTTTGCATGGCCTCCTGCATGGATCTGCATACCGATGAGAAAATCCCCGGCGGCATCGACCTCGGTTTCGTGGACATCATCGGTTTCGCCACGCTGGTGGACTCGCTGAGCGCCGTGAAAAAGTGCGTGTATGAAGACAAAACCGTCACCATGGACGAACTCATCCGCGCTCTGGACGACGACTTTGAAGGTCACGAAGCCCTGCGCCTGCGCCTGACCCGTGCACCGCGTTTCGGCAACAACGACATGTACGCCGACTCCATCGGACTCGCCGTGGACCGTGCAACGCAGGAATACTGCCACAAGTATGCGCCGGAAACCGGGCTGCACATCGACATCCGTACCGTGTCCGTCACGGCCAACGTGCCCCACGGCAAGGAAGTGGGCGCTCTGCCCTGCGGCCGCAAGGCCTGGATGCCCTTCTCCGACGGCTCCTCCCCCGCGCAGGGGGCGGACCTCAACGGTCCCACGCAGTCCATCATTTCCAACTACAACACCAAGAACTGGGACTACAACGAACGCGCCGCCCGCCTTCTGAACATCAAGTTCTCTCCCAAGTGCCTGGAAGGCGATTCCGGCACGGAAAAACTGGTGAGCTTCATCCGCGTGTTCTGCGACCTCAAGCTCTGGCATCTGCAGTTCAACGTCATCAACCGTGAAACGCTGCTCGCCGCGCAGGAGGACCCCAAGCGTTACCGCAACCTCATCATCCGCATCGCGGGCTACAGCGCCTACTTCACGGAACTGTCCCGCGATCTGCAGAACGACCTCATCAGCCGCACGGAACAGACCAGCATCTGA
- a CDS encoding glycyl-radical enzyme activating protein: MYADAMEKGVVFNVQKYSVHDGPGIRTIVFLKGCPLRCRWCSNPESQHIAPDIAWNDTLCIGCRSCVQACPQKALSLSAQGISKKHELCTGCQACVRACPADAMFLYGGESRVKDILDDVEKDSLFYARSGGGLTLSGGEPLFQPRFALALLREAKERHIHRAMESCAFCPEEIFLEAAGLLNYLLVDIKTLDEETHRRFTGQSNRRILDNIRAARQAFPDLTIHVRTPVIPGVNDTEKAIADIAAFARETGVQAYELLAYHKMGESKYRFLGKEYPMGDAVLDDAGFKRLQALAASVMPASPVSAS; the protein is encoded by the coding sequence ATGTACGCAGATGCCATGGAAAAAGGCGTCGTCTTCAATGTTCAGAAATACTCGGTGCACGACGGCCCGGGCATTCGCACCATCGTCTTTCTCAAGGGGTGCCCGCTGCGCTGCCGCTGGTGCAGCAACCCCGAATCACAGCACATCGCCCCGGACATCGCCTGGAACGATACGCTGTGCATCGGCTGCCGTTCCTGCGTGCAGGCCTGTCCGCAGAAGGCGCTCTCCCTCTCGGCTCAGGGCATTTCCAAAAAGCATGAGCTTTGCACGGGCTGTCAGGCCTGCGTACGTGCCTGCCCTGCGGACGCCATGTTCCTCTACGGAGGAGAAAGCCGGGTGAAGGACATTCTCGACGATGTGGAAAAGGATTCGCTCTTCTACGCCCGCTCCGGCGGAGGACTCACCCTTTCCGGCGGAGAACCCCTCTTCCAGCCGCGCTTCGCTCTTGCTCTGCTGCGGGAAGCAAAGGAGCGGCACATTCACCGTGCCATGGAAAGCTGCGCCTTCTGTCCCGAAGAAATCTTTCTGGAGGCGGCGGGGCTGCTCAATTACCTTCTCGTCGACATCAAGACGCTTGATGAAGAAACGCATCGGCGCTTCACCGGACAGTCCAACAGACGCATTCTCGACAACATCAGGGCTGCACGGCAGGCATTCCCCGACCTGACCATCCATGTACGTACTCCGGTGATCCCCGGCGTCAACGACACGGAAAAGGCCATTGCCGACATCGCCGCCTTTGCCAGGGAAACGGGCGTTCAGGCCTACGAGCTGCTCGCCTATCACAAGATGGGCGAATCCAAATACCGTTTTCTCGGTAAGGAATACCCCATGGGCGACGCTGTTCTGGATGACGCCGGGTTCAAAAGACTTCAGGCTCTGGCGGCCTCCGTCATGCCCGCTTCTCCCGTTTCTGCATCCTGA